A stretch of Grus americana isolate bGruAme1 chromosome 24, bGruAme1.mat, whole genome shotgun sequence DNA encodes these proteins:
- the LOC129196139 gene encoding transmembrane protein 45B-like → MPTSFLGSALRGTFFFIFGLWWSVRYPLKYLRRKTNAESQPSYGVQRVEVFEGMVKAFFALAGILIEQFIPAGPHLQLYSPKTHSWTDLTHWHYTTMYLFFLLSGIVDVVSHSPLKLPLGLDRLSLSMALFIEGLLVCFHDYSDAALDHHLHSLLAMAIFAGALCTLLEVFLRDHVILETFRTSSFLLQGSWLWQIGFVLSPPWGGPGWDQTDRSNFTFLTMCFCWHYAAALTVLAANSATSRCCNKSCQLKFGDIDVELDCGMCTRKGNKSSSGALLPESTSDDK, encoded by the exons ATGCCAACGAGTTTCCTCGGCAGTGCCCTCCGGGGCACCTTCTTCTTCATTTTTGGTCTCTGGTGGTCTGTGCGATACCCCCTGAAGTATCTCAGACGGAAAACCAATGCCGAGAGCCAGCCAAGCTATGGGGTCCAGCGCGTGGAAGTCTTTGAAGGCATGGTCAAAGCTTTCTTTGCTCTAGCAG GGATATTGATCGAGCAGTTTATTCCTGCGGGTCCCCACCTGCAGCTGTACAGCCCCAAGACGCACAGCTGGACGGACCTCACCCACTGGCACTACACCACCATgtacctcttcttcctcctctccggCATTGTGGACGTTGTCTCGCACTCCCCGCTCAAGCTGCCACTTGGCTTAGATCGGCTCTCGCTGTCCATGGCTCTGTTCATTGAAG GTTTGCTCGTCTGTTTCCATGACTACAGCGATGCTGCGCTGGACCACCACCTCCATTCCCTGCTGGCCATGGCTATCTTTGCTGGAGCCCTCTGTACCCTCCTAGAGGTGTTCCTCCGAGACCATGTCATCCTggagaccttcaggaccagctccttccttctccagggcTCTTGGCTTTGGCAG ATTGGGTTTGTGCTGTCCCCTCCGTGGGGAGGACCGGGCTGGGATCAGACCGATCGCAGCAACTTCACGTTCCTCACCATGTGCTTCTGCTGGCATTACGCGGCTGCTCTCACCGTCTTGGCAGCAAACTCTGCGACATCTCGCTG CTGCAACAAGTCCTGCCAGCTGAAATTCGGGGACATCGACGTGGAGCTGGACTGTGGCATGTGCACCCGCAAAGGCAACAAGAGCTCCAGCGGCGCCCTGCTGCCAGAGAGCACCTCGGACGACAAATGA